GATTTCCCCAACGTCCTGCACAACGtggctcaagtatctgcagagctCGGCTATGCAGAGGAAGACAAGGACTGATGTTGCactgaggaaggagaaaaaaatatccaGAAACTGCTGTAGAGGTAaacaaggagggaaggggagagaatatgggtgaaggctggggagggggacaATGTTGTCCTCACAAAAGTGTTCCCTTACACTATACCCTCCTCCCCCAGCTTATACTGGTTCCCCCCTTTTTCAGGAGAAAACTTAACTCAGCTTATACTCACATAGGCTTATATTCAAGGATATACAGTACACATAATTTAAGGAATACAAAGCACAAGCATCAcatccatcttcttccctcaccATTCTACACAAACAGACACCTGCAGTCTGGCCTCAAAAGAATTAACCTGCTCTATCAAAGTATTCATTACAGTTAAAGCTAAACAGCAAAAATGGTTGGTTTAAAACTAATGTCATGTTCCTATTTTATTTTCCTATGCCATGTCCCAGTTTCTTTTATCCACTGTATCTAACCTGTCTTTAGTTCTGCGTCACTTTGCTAGTTCTTATAAGGTGCTGTTAAGATCTGGACCAAACTGATACAGAAGAAAGCAGATCCCAAACAAAATATCCAAGGACAACAAAAAAATACCACAAATGGTACATATGCCCCCAAGAAGCAGTGATAATGCTCAGTACCACAcaaatagcagcagcacaatCACAGAGTCCCTCTGGTTGCTAACAGCAATCACCTGTCCTATAAGGTGCTCCAGGAAGGGCACCATGAAAACAGTGAAATACTCgcacctctcaggattttatcATGTACAAAgtgctttaaaaaatttttttatagccGTGTAATGATACAAACAAGACTAAAAATAATGTTTTGCATGGAAATTATAACTAAATATTCTAGCGACTTGGGGCTCTCTagctatttctcctctctctctttcaggttccatgaaaacagaaataaaaagtaggcaagataaaagaaacataCCTGAGAAACAAGTTTGTGCCTTTCTTCATGGAACTTCTGCCTTTCTTCAAGAACTTTTACTTTGGCATTCTCATATTTATTAGTTACCACTTCTAGTTTCTTAGTTATAtcctccacctccccctttcGGTCAGAAATCAGCTTCTCTTGTTCCAACTTGAGCGCTTCTAGTTCCTGGGCATGCATTTCCTTGCACTTGGTCAGTTCACCTTCAAACTTCTTTGAACCTTGGTTAGACTGCTCACATAGGTTCTGGTTCTCGTCTACAAGTCGGATGTTGGCTTCTTTGAGTTCTGACAATTGCAAGTCATAGTTAGCATTGGTAGTCTGCAGACTCTTCACCAAGTCCTCCTGCTGGGAGCATCTCTCTTTTAAAGAATGGAGTTCACTCAGCTCTAACTTGGCTCTCTCAAGCTCACTTTTTAATGTATCTTCTATTTTCTGACATTGCTCTAGTTCCTTTTGGTGCTTGCTTTCTATTAAGGATCGGGATGCCTGTTGTTCCTGGTGAAGGCTTTTCACCACCATTAGCTCCCTAATTAAAGCCTGGGCATTTGCAAGCTCTCGTTGAACAGATGATGAAAGTTCTTCTTTCTTGGCGCATTTCTCTTGCCAAGTCTTGATTTCTTGATGAAAATTTATTTTCAGCTCCTTTTGGGTGTTGAGttcttttttcagttcttcaataGTTATCCTCTGTTTTGCAGTTTCTTCTTGGAAATTTTGCACTTCAGTTTTTAGCATCTCTGTTGCCCAACTTTTCTCCATTGCTTGTGAAGCAGAGCTGGCCACTTCTGCCTGAAACATTTTCATCTTTTCTTCCAGTACTTTGTTTTTTTCAGATTCTCTAGTAACAAAAAGCTTAAGGTCCGcacgctctctgtctctctctgcaaTCTTCACATGTAAGTTGGACATTTCTTGCTCAAAGTTACTAATCAGCcggttctttttttctatttcttgccGGTAAATATTTAGTTGTTCTTTCCAGCTACCTGATGATTTATCCTTCTCCAAAGCCTGAGCTCGCATGGAAGACAACTCTTCCCCTACAGTAGCAACAGTCCTTTTACTGAACTCTAATTCTTTCCCTTTCTCCATCAGCTCTCTCCTCAGAGTCTCTATGGTACTCTTTTGCTCAGAATGGGTTAACCTGGAACTCTCAAGTATCTTTTGTAATTCTGAGGTCTTCTCCTTGTGCTGAAGGACTTCTGTTTCAAGAGTGTGAAGACTCTCTTGGAGGTGATCTGAAGCCAAGGTCTTCTCTGAGGCAACCAGTTTAGCTGCTTCTGCTTCCTTTTGCAAACTAGTAATAGCCTTGTGCTGCTCTTTGCACTTCTGCTGCAATTCTTCCATTTTGGAACGAAGAGTGTTGATTTCTTGGATTTTTTCCTGATGGCGGTCTCGCATAGATACTGTCTCCTGTCCTCCAAGTTGAATCTTCTGCTCCAGATGCTTAATTTCTTTCTCCTTGACCTGCAGCACAGACTTCAACTCACTTATCTTGGTTTTTCCTACAGTTACTGTTTCAGTATAACATTGTATTTCATTATTCTGTTTAGCTATTTGTTCCTTAAGCCCTTCTATGGTTGCCATGTTTTCTTGCAGTTGACCAATAGTCTGCTGCTGAACTGTTATTTCTTCTTGTTTTGAAGCTCCTTCTCTAAGCAACCTATTtatttcctcttccttctgtttTAACAGTTCAAGAGACTGGGACAACTTTTTCTGCAGGGCATGGAGATTTTCTTTATGGTCATTCATCGACTtctgcacttctgccttggttaGTTTCTCTGCTTTAAGATCTGCCTTTGTTTGTTCCTTTTCTGCCATCAGTTGCTGGAGCTCATCATTTTTGAGGGCCAGCTCTTGATTATAATTGTGCTGTCTCTCTTTTAATCTCTTCTGTAACTCCTGAAGCTCACCGCTCAGTTTTTCTGCCTCCCGCTCTTTTTCTTTAAGTGACGACATTGTGTTTGACAGGCTGCACTCTAAGTTAGTCATTATTTCAGATTTATTTTCTCCAAAATTCTTCACAGTGGCTTCAAGCTCTGTTTTCTTGACTTTTTCTTCAGCAAGCTCTTTTGTGATTAAATTAAGATTCTCTGTCACCTTACTCAGCTCCATCTCTAACTGAGAAATATGCTTAGAATCTCCTTGGTGAGCTAATTCAAGTTTCTTCTGCAAAGATTCAACAAGATCCAGGAGCTTTTTCTCTTCAGACTCTTTCTCCTTAACTAGAGCAAGTGCATTGGAAAGATCAGCTTCCAGAAGCGACAGTTTTTCCTGTTGTTCAGAAGCAGTCTCTTTTGTATGCACATCAAGTTCTGCCACCTTGGCTTGTTCTGCCTGCAGTTGCTGCAACACTTGGCTGTGGGCTTCTTTCAGTGTCCTGATGGTTTCTTCCAACTGTGAGCAACCTTGAGCCTTCCCATGCTGAGCATCTTCACACTGTTTGCGCCAAGAATCTACTTCACTGGTCAGTTTCTCTTGCTCGTCTTCTTTTTGTCTGATCACAGCAGACAGCTGAGACAACTCATGGTGCAGCTTTTCTAGTTTAACTTGGTGTCCTTCCTCAAGCTGCTTCTTCAGAGCTTCAATCTTTTCAGTATTTGCTTTTTCTTTAGTGAGCTCTTGCAAAGCTTGATCTCTATGTTTGGTTAAATTCTGCAGTTCTTGCTCCAGTTCCAACACCTTCTTACCGCCACCTTCAAGAGTTTTGGAATACCTCTTCTTCTCATTCTCCAAGAGCTCTTGAAGGTGTTTGAGGGTTTCTTCCAATGATAAGAGCTGATCTTTAAGCCGGGCATTTTCTTCAGTCAGTATCTCTTTGTCAGCCAGTTTTTGCTGATGTTCTTTCAAATGCAGCTTTAACTCCTGGAGTTGCACATTTAGTGAATCAACTGTTTTTGAATGACATTTAGTTTGTGTATCATTTTCAGACTCTAGGTTCTGACATTTTGCAATTAGGTCAAGAATTGTAGCATCCAGCTCTTGGACCTTCTGGGTTAATTCTGCCTTTTCTCTCTTTAAATCTTTTATAGCCACTTGTAAGGTTTCTCGGACTTTCTCCAAATTTAAGACCTGCTGGGTCAATGAactcatttctgtttcttttcctttcttataTTCTTCATATAGCGTCAAAGCAGAGTCTCGTTCATTGGCAGCCTTTTTGTGTTGTTCTGTCAGTACTGCTATCTGCTGAATCTCGCTTTCCATCTGTTGTATGAGCTCCCCTTGATGTTCATCCTTCTGCTTTAATGCACTAGCAAGATTGCTCAATTGAAAGTTGAGACTCTGGATGGTTTCCCTGGAAGACTCTTCTTGCTTTTTAAGGTCTTCTAGCAACTGCCCCTTCTGGGTTCTTTCCTCTTCTACCTGGCAATGCAGATTCTCCAGCTCCTTAttcttttgtacaaggaagtCATTCAGCTTAGATATCTCAAGGTTCAAGGTGTTTATCTGGGCAGTCAGATGTTCTTCCTGTACTTGAGAATCTTGCTGTAGCTTTTCTTTCTGGATGGTTATCTCTGAAAGTGAAGTCTGCAGATCTGTGATAAGATCTGTAAGTTGGCATTTTTCCCTTTCAAATTTGCTCTTTTCAGAGCTGTACTCTTCCTGGATGAGGTGTTTCTCTCTTTCCAGCTGAGAAATCCTCACTTGCAGTTCTGCTACTTTTGCAGTGAGTTCAGCCACTTCTTGTTTTAAAGATTCAAGCTGAGCAGGAAAGAAATCACGAGTTTATTAAGATCTTTGGAATATTTCAAAATTTTATAGTTTAGAAATAAAAGCAAATTAGCCTATTAAATGCAGTATGGACTGGTCCTCTTATATCATGACAGAAAAGAATTAGCATCAGGAATTTAGCtaaacatgtttattcatgcactTAAATTTGgaattacagtacagtctcgattatccaacctaTTTTCAGATaactgaaaagtcagataatacggaaaacactgcataaacaaaggcatagagttcatgattttcaaaaattgatctagaacaaagatttttaatagaataaATGTGATGACATCGCTGGAGGGTCTGTCAATATGTTTGACGGTTGGATTACtgaaggtcagataatcaagactgtactgtagtatttttttgttttagtaaGTCAAAAAATGGGAACAGCCTGCGGACCCAGCAACAGCACTGTCTAGAACTACGTGAAGACCCAGGTTTGGCTTCAAATTGAATTTATATTGCTTGGGCTGTCCAGCATTGGGGAGGATGCAGAGCTGGCATTCAGAGCCTCTAGAACTGAAGAAGCCCCTTCTATGagcattttatatactgcctttcacatAAGAGCAGCACAATATTCTAGTTCAAAActgaactggagtggaggagtggcccagtggttagggtggtggactttggtcctgaggaactgagttcgattcccacttcaggcacaggcagctccttgtgactctgggcaagtcacttaaccctccattgccccatgtaagccgcattgagcctgccatgagtgggaaagcgcggggtacaaatgtaacaaaaataaaatagatactattggagattctacatggaatgttgctactgttggagattctacatggaatgttgctactattggagattctacatggaatattgctattccactagcaacattccatctagaaggctgcgcaggcttctgtttctgtgagtctgacgtcctgcactcacagaagcagaagcctgcgcggccacattggtgatctgcaagggtcgacttctacatggaatgttgctagtggaatctcaaatagtagcaacagtggaggagtggcctagtggttggggtgttggactttggtcctggggaactgaggaactgagttcaattcccggcacaggcagctccttgtgactctgggaaagtcacttaaccctccattgcccgccgcattgagcgggACAGCGCGGggtaaaatgtaataaaaatttaaaaaaaataaaattgtgccAGTTTCTGTAAGCAATCATGCTCCATGTCTGTCAGCCAGAAAACCGTGGTTGAGATGGCAGGTCCAGATTGGGGAAAGAAGgatgaaatggaaaaaaatattgaGTATAATAAACGTTAGGAAAGTATTGTATTATATAGAATGCTTATGTAATATATATTTACTGACTGAAATTAGTTTTTATTCAGTTAGGaaaatgcagaatataaatttatTAAAATATAGGTTTGTGGCCAAAGTAAAGCCAGGTACCAATGGAGCTGGATGCCTAAAGAACTGGAACAAAGCAGTcagagaaaatataaaataattttgtCAAAGCAAACAAAACTAGAAATATTCTCCCTCAAAAGATACAAATGAAACGTGAGTGCCAGGGTAGGTGATGGGCAACTATGGCACCTACTGGTTTGAAATTAAAATGGAGATGTACAACTAAAATGTCTGTGTGATGATTACTGAACAGCAACTTGAGTGTCATCTTTTGGGGTTTTGTTATTCAAATTATCTTTTGAGGAAGTGACCAGGTTGCAAGACTGTTCACACAGAACCTGTTTATGGCACTAAATTTAATCAAATGGTTTAGAGTAGACCAGACCATCAAGGTATTTTAAGGCAATTCTAactacttaaaaaataaaaagatacttgggaggaggaggggcaaaACAGTTTACTCCCGATCCTTCAGTTTCCAACTCCGACAGTCCTAGGGCTAGGATCTGGTGCTGGGATCTTTGGCAGCTAAATGGATATTTCTCCCCTTTATTTGGCATCTCCATTCAACTCACTGGTGTCTGGTCATTACAGTGACAGTCCTCAGACAGAGGCCATACAACAGAACTTATTCTAGAGCCCTGTAATCATAAAACTTAGATCTGGCAACTGTCTGTCACCAATATGCATGGCTGGAGCTACCTCCCAAGGCCTGCGAGTGTTGCCTCTATAGGATCTGCAGTCTTAACCAAACTGTGAAACAGAAGATCTGAGCTGGGAATGAAACCTTGGTCCTTCTGCCTCCAGCCTGTCAGCAAGTCAACAGGCTGGATACAAACTGCAACCTAGGCACTTACCCCTGCATAATTTTATATTCCTCACTTTATAAGTCTAAATGAAATAGTGTTGTCAATGTTTGCATACAAACAAGGTTAACTATAATGTAACACAATCTGTGCATTTCAGAAATGGatcctagacttaaaaaaaaagaccaaagagCAAGTtaattttcttcttcctttcatGACAgcgaggcttttttttttttttttttttgaaagcacGATTAATATACTACTATTTAACCCAAACTCTCATGTCAGTTAGAGAAGTGAAGTTCACCTTTGCCCCAAAAGGTCACAAGAATACAACAGGTTGACAGTCAGATAACTTACTGTATTCATTGTTAAAATGGTAGACCAAGTGAAAACGTAGGGAACCAGAATGTGTATTGGTTATTCACTTAGTGGTTTGCTTTACGTGATCTCAAAAGAGAGCACTAGCTATGAAAGAGTCTCTTCCACACCTTAAATTTTCTGACATTCAAATGGGAATacattttggcatagtttgtgtTAGCTCAAGTAGCACCGATTTGTTTTATGGCTATTCTCCAGTACAGATAAAGATAAGGATGACTTTCTCATATTTCACTCAACTGTGTTCAGAAAAGCAGCATCCTCTTTCCCATGATGTCATCTGATTTAATTTTAAGTACAATACCACCATTAtaaaatatgtaatatggaaattaGCCCTTCTATAAGATAATACTAATAATaaccataataaaaaaaagcagGCTTCAGCATTTTTCCTGGGAAAAAGTATCATGCTTGGAAATCGGCCTAAAAATCATTTTGCAGGAGTTATACCCATTCTTATCTAAGCTCCAGCACTGGATTCTTGAATTATTCAGTGGGACCATATATGACAACAACCATACAGATTTATCTTTCCTTCCTGTCTTGCAAAACTTACACATATTGAAAAAGAACACATTTAGTATGGCTTGTGTGACAGTACCTGAAGGATGTCTCCCATCACTTCACCCTTTTCCTGTGTTAAGCTCTCTGTTACTGCTTTTAGCTGTTCCTCCAGCAGTGAGATTTTCCCTTCAAGTATCTGGATTTTCTCTTCCAAACATTTCTGAGGAAACAGGatacaagtgaaaaaaaaagtcctccGTCACATGCTAATCTTGTCGTTTAAATATACAATGTAACTTCTAGGCATTCTTAATAGGGTCTATAAGGTTTTGAATTCTGTGACTATTCCTCCCAAAGCAGGGTTCAGCTAGGCCATGGTAGGAGGGAAATCCATCACAAACTTGCATCACAGATTGCTGAAGTCTACACACTTAATTCCCCTTTATATCTTCCATAGTGGTTTCCCCGATTGTCCATACCACAAAATTCCTAGCCACTCATCTGGGGTTATCCCACagccatttagagggtctatccccagcacagctcaggtccaacAGCaactgccgcttgtgctctacactagaaccctcctcccaacgactgggtcacaaccacctctctCAAGTTATCACCAGTGATTTCCAGgtcactggggccacactcctagtggtcccacagttcctagaaagcactcacacaaccaacacacaagccaccaggattcttagtcagtccagacaagcagaggcaataaactgaaaatgtttattgtcatgaaaaattagaacaatgaacagaaaaggtgcaatcagcaaacaaataacaggtaactgaaatagtaAATATTTAGATAATTTTATAAGTAAtcctatctaaatagtacctggggaggacAAGACATATAGTTGcttacaggttatcaaatataattgTTCTCAGGCCTTCAAAAAGAAATCATTTTCTCTCTAGCTAAggctggagaaaaatccagtatatcctagctgaattttgagctctttggaaatcagagcccagaacaagttttaaaaatagctggtcACATCACTGAAGGTTACCTCTTatttgtgttaactaaagaaagaATAGTCGGTTCTCTAACAGCTTTAaacaaacatgcaccacctgctggtcaaactagagaaatacacttcatcaagaaataataaaggcaattttacaggcttaaaaacagtCCAACTGAATATACAGAAAAGAGGCTGCTCAGTAAAAACAAAGAATACAAGATAATCTAAGCTATCACCTTGATATTGCTCAACAACAAAATACAACTACTGTCGAGGGTCAGTCAGTCTGTCCATATGCAtctgcttaagaacataagaatagccatactgggtcagacaatggtccatctagcccagtatcctgtttccatcagtggccaatccagatcacaagtacctggcagaaacccagatcatggcaacattccatgctaccaatcccagggcaagctgtggcttccccatgtctatctcaatggcagacaatggacatttcctccaggaatttgtccaaaccttttttaaacccagatacgctaactgctgttaccacattctctggcaacgagttccagagcttaactatttgttcagtgaaaaactatttcctcctatttgttttaaaagtatttccatgtaacttcattgagtgtactctagtctctgtactttttgaaacagtaaaaaatcgGTTCACTTCTACTCACTCTACACTTGACCTCTCTTACTATTCCCTACACAACTACACGACTCTTATAATCCTTAAATGACTATAGCATGGTCCTCCCGGGACctcgttaagtgctgttaaaaataaaaaaatcactaTTTCTAAAAGCATTTATATACCgcctagacctaagcagtttacagttttacAGGTACTAGACACTCTGCTGCTTATTTTGTAGCTCAGGCCATTGGAACTCAATACTACTTGCtagtctcaatagtagactatggacttttcctccaggaatttgtccaaactgtttaaaaaaacagatatgctaaccactgttaccacatcctccggcaaatagTTCCAGATCTTAAGTACatacatattgccatactgggacagaccgaaggtccatcaagcccaatatcctgtttccaacagtggccaatccaggtcacaaatacctggcaaagatcacaaaacagtacaatacattttatgctgcttatcctagaaacaagcagtggattttccccaagtccattttaataatggtttatggacttttcttttaggaagctagccaaaccttttttaaaccccgctaagctaactgcttttactacattctctggcaatgaattccagagtttaattacacgttgagtgaagaaacattttctcagattcattttaaatttactactttgtagctccattgcatgctcccttgtcctagtatttttggaaagagtaaacaagcgagtcacaactacctgttccactccattcattattttatagacctctatcatatctccatatctcccctcagccgtcacgcatatggtatgatgcaatataacatatgcatacctgatcttgatcCATCCATGCCTTATTTCCCAACTAGTAGAGTGCAGTCGAAATcccacatcagcccttccagatctacgatctgtgccctgattatggctaaacagtccacccagctctggCCTTATTTCCAAGTTACTAgatttgccatctaagcaccactgtttgttttgattccattctctttccatataggcaTGTATattagttggggtttttttttccacacagaggatggtggatatatggaatACCCTCCTAGTggaggagacaaaaacagtgacagaattaaaaaaaatgtatgggataaacacagaagatcccTTTATAGAAAGCAAATGgagtcaaaacaaaacttaaaatcaCAGCAACAGGAGTGGTGCTCAGAAGGCATTTCCAGTAATGGGGAAGTAAGCCTAGTGTTGGGCAGTCTTCAACGgtctgtcccaaaaatggcaaaggAACTgacaaagacagatcaggatgggctaaaCTGGGCTTCAAAGGAAACTCTAGTAGTTGAGACCACCAgtgttggacagacttctacagtttgggtcccaaaaatggtaaaaagtCAGATCAGGATTAACTATGCACATTTATTCtgccttgatgggcagactgtgcaagactttatctgccatcatttactatgttacttatttaTCTTCAAAATACTCCTATTAAGAATTCCTCAGAATCGATGGCAGTTAATATCCAAGTTGTGCACAGATTCCTTTGAAAGCATCAATGAATATGGGCCAAGACTTCAATTAATAGACTTGTTTGACACTCTGTGGGTTACTGTACTTGGGAATATGTTCAACATATTCCTGACCTGACATCTTATTTGACGTGCTCCCCCAGCTGACTTGGCCGCTCCAGAAATATATGGTAGGCATAACTTTACCTTTTCATCCTGTGTAGCAAGGAGGTCCCTCTCCAACTGTGTTTCCTTTTCTTGCCACTCTTTCAATGTATTTTCTTGATCATTAGAAACCTCATCCAGAGCCTTCTGGGACTCCATCAAACGAGTGTAAAAATCTCGCATCTGATTCAATGAAGCATGTGAGACACCAAAATGTAGCGATTAGTTATAATAGAAAATATGCAATTGTTCATAATTCAAACAGGATCCCCACTGCATGTAAACAATAGAGCCAAAGTCAAAAACTgtgcatcttccctctttcctaGTCCTAAAATAATTAGCAGCAGAAACACAGCATTGGAGCTGAACCTAATTTTCTTCAGGAATCCTGATTCGTTAATCCAAATAGTCAATTATACCAGTGTTTTCCAAGTTGgtcccccacccttgccagtcaggttttcaagataaccacaaaggatatgcatgagattgatttgcatagactgtgtccattgtatgcaaatcttccatgcatatttattgtagatatactgaaaacctgactggcaacaaGGTACTCCAgaaccgacttgggaaacactaaaTTACACAATTCTGAGTTCAAGCTACTCAAATGTTCTGGTTGACACTACGCTCAGATTTCCACATATCCATTTCTAATATTGAATGCAGCTGAAAACTAAGGCTTTGGATGCAGGTGCACTTTCCTTTCtcaaatttccttgcaaatgcttGATTGCTTATGGGTCCGATTCATATGTTTTTTTGGGATCCTTTCTAATTAGAATATTTTCTTTTAGGCAAATCTGTTTCCTCATCTACTTGATATGAATGTGGGTTGTACTGTAGATTGTAAATGGGTTCTATTTCGTATTTAAGATTTCAACTCGCAAT
This portion of the Microcaecilia unicolor chromosome 4, aMicUni1.1, whole genome shotgun sequence genome encodes:
- the NUMA1 gene encoding nuclear mitotic apparatus protein 1 isoform X2 codes for the protein MADHSPKIDALISWVNRLKVDEPIDSMLQLKDCNIFVKIISKMTGNKEEEEQILQQPEPDRFHFVCNFLQKHCKYVSASEDLVQWQKTLQEDPSEMELSKVVVLLLYFSTMSLKNQKESEELDYKTQTELASILQFVLDNEELCLSDSLADFLQKKPLFPSSSDSGSSADEFSPFLQRRKREVRFLDLHRIASSSSMNNYLTDSPSSPISDVLQTPQFQLRRLKKQLLEERSLRDELELELAENRKHVAEKEAQIFLMQQRIERLVILSEKQASQQEPKELEELRNKNESVMIRLRDALKQCQDLKIDKSQMEKKIDQLSEENGDISFKMRDFYTRLMESQKALDEVSNDQENTLKEWQEKETQLERDLLATQDEKKCLEEKIQILEGKISLLEEQLKAVTESLTQEKGEVMGDILQLESLKQEVAELTAKVAELQVRISQLEREKHLIQEEYSSEKSKFEREKCQLTDLITDLQTSLSEITIQKEKLQQDSQVQEEHLTAQINTLNLEISKLNDFLVQKNKELENLHCQVEEERTQKGQLLEDLKKQEESSRETIQSLNFQLSNLASALKQKDEHQGELIQQMESEIQQIAVLTEQHKKAANERDSALTLYEEYKKGKETEMSSLTQQVLNLEKVRETLQVAIKDLKREKAELTQKVQELDATILDLIAKCQNLESENDTQTKCHSKTVDSLNVQLQELKLHLKEHQQKLADKEILTEENARLKDQLLSLEETLKHLQELLENEKKRYSKTLEGGGKKVLELEQELQNLTKHRDQALQELTKEKANTEKIEALKKQLEEGHQVKLEKLHHELSQLSAVIRQKEDEQEKLTSEVDSWRKQCEDAQHGKAQGCSQLEETIRTLKEAHSQVLQQLQAEQAKVAELDVHTKETASEQQEKLSLLEADLSNALALVKEKESEEKKLLDLVESLQKKLELAHQGDSKHISQLEMELSKVTENLNLITKELAEEKVKKTELEATVKNFGENKSEIMTNLECSLSNTMSSLKEKEREAEKLSGELQELQKRLKERQHNYNQELALKNDELQQLMAEKEQTKADLKAEKLTKAEVQKSMNDHKENLHALQKKLSQSLELLKQKEEEINRLLREGASKQEEITVQQQTIGQLQENMATIEGLKEQIAKQNNEIQCYTETVTVGKTKISELKSVLQVKEKEIKHLEQKIQLGGQETVSMRDRHQEKIQEINTLRSKMEELQQKCKEQHKAITSLQKEAEAAKLVASEKTLASDHLQESLHTLETEVLQHKEKTSELQKILESSRLTHSEQKSTIETLRRELMEKGKELEFSKRTVATVGEELSSMRAQALEKDKSSGSWKEQLNIYRQEIEKKNRLISNFEQEMSNLHVKIAERDRERADLKLFVTRESEKNKVLEEKMKMFQAEVASSASQAMEKSWATEMLKTEVQNFQEETAKQRITIEELKKELNTQKELKINFHQEIKTWQEKCAKKEELSSSVQRELANAQALIRELMVVKSLHQEQQASRSLIESKHQKELEQCQKIEDTLKSELERAKLELSELHSLKERCSQQEDLVKSLQTTNANYDLQLSELKEANIRLVDENQNLCEQSNQGSKKFEGELTKCKEMHAQELEALKLEQEKLISDRKGEVEDITKKLEVVTNKYENAKVKVLEERQKFHEERHKLVSQVEKLELQQNEQTKQIVELNNNLSQQEKTTKSNQQKQKLRESGFQEELQQSKKHVEELQAQIEQMEQKAEHYKTQMEKAKTHYDAKKQQTQELNEELQTKEKDQELLKKENAELKLETERLNKDVQHYLLEVKEADINCKNMSAQVRTLEAQLEFANRQLRELSKSQLATDTLKSRDTLSVPQASQILADVSTDSLNMSEDEEPPLISTRRKGRSNQDMDASATGTGTLRQKEESLESLYFTPISNRVQSKLESSISSLGDLSLDSEKKSRTTRRRTTQIINITMAKKVTEEDSDSGNTSGNTSFYSLRSAPSSQSLHQPNLRKGSRPQAASSLPSLATCTSQESLTKMQGASSEENLSQSVLLSLPGYRLPARRSSRLSQASNSRNSFYLGTCQDEPDPLEDWNRIAELQQRNKICPPHLKTSYPLESQSSRCTSKITDEEVKTGDPKETLRRASMLPSQIHDSTTAASRRSTTVAPSTFEQSWGTGSVTTRQQMKRVSEESHHGPETPESKRSTSCFSRPMTPKDRHDGKKSSTLDNKKRESQQQVSRRQSMTFSILNTPKKLGNTLLRRGINKKTTTPKPSPKGGISKKSPSRKSPRTATSQSPRGQSKMSNID